The following coding sequences lie in one Alloacidobacterium dinghuense genomic window:
- a CDS encoding DNA-directed RNA polymerase subunit omega, which produces MRSELVFGAMAHISNQFLLTKLAAKATRKLHRPNTRIQETMNAVLVRFSRANPVAGEQPATRLQVVSSVAEVPSNGTHLKQSVA; this is translated from the coding sequence ATGCGTTCTGAACTCGTCTTTGGTGCAATGGCACACATTTCCAACCAATTTCTGCTTACGAAGCTGGCCGCGAAGGCAACTCGCAAATTGCATCGACCCAATACTCGCATCCAGGAGACGATGAACGCCGTACTTGTACGCTTCAGTCGTGCGAACCCCGTGGCCGGAGAACAACCTGCCACCCGGTTGCAGGTGGTTTCTTCCGTTGCCGAAGTCCCGTCAAACGGCACGCATTTAAAGCAGTCCGTTGCTTGA